One Verrucomicrobiota bacterium genomic window carries:
- a CDS encoding isopenicillin N synthase family oxygenase, whose product MSSESNIPIIDMGPYLEGTEGGRQKVAQEIFKAAHEVGFLYLKNFGMSEDMLESAFAIADSLFKSDEKLKVPYNVDYNHGYGKMQGEALDPSKPADLKETFTCRNLLRMPSGDEFWPNPQFEAFMRIFYKRIQKIASDVMGAFALALNLEPNFFDDKHTGLTQTLRLLHYPPVKNVVEGQLGAGAHTDYGTLTVLFQDDRGGLEVQNLEGEWVSAPPVPGTVVINTGDLIARWSNDFFKSTPHRVVPRAAAKKHGRQSIAFFSDPDPEVTIETFPSCISPENPAKYKPISAGEYIRQRIMASQAG is encoded by the coding sequence ATGAGCTCAGAATCAAATATCCCAATCATTGACATGGGTCCTTATCTGGAAGGAACGGAAGGAGGACGCCAAAAAGTAGCCCAGGAAATTTTTAAAGCCGCACACGAAGTAGGGTTTCTTTACCTGAAGAATTTCGGGATGTCTGAGGACATGCTCGAATCCGCCTTCGCCATCGCTGACTCATTATTTAAGAGCGACGAGAAACTGAAAGTTCCATACAATGTGGATTACAACCACGGGTATGGAAAAATGCAGGGTGAAGCACTCGACCCTTCCAAACCAGCTGACCTGAAAGAAACCTTTACCTGTAGAAATCTTCTCCGCATGCCAAGTGGTGATGAGTTTTGGCCCAATCCACAATTCGAAGCATTCATGCGGATTTTCTATAAACGGATTCAAAAAATTGCTTCCGACGTGATGGGTGCATTTGCGCTGGCATTGAACCTGGAGCCGAACTTTTTCGATGACAAACATACCGGTCTGACTCAAACGCTGCGCCTGCTTCATTATCCTCCAGTCAAGAATGTAGTCGAAGGTCAGCTGGGAGCCGGTGCTCACACAGACTACGGCACATTAACGGTTCTGTTTCAGGATGATCGTGGCGGCCTCGAAGTGCAAAACCTGGAAGGCGAGTGGGTCTCCGCTCCACCCGTCCCGGGCACGGTTGTGATCAACACAGGTGACCTGATTGCTCGCTGGAGCAACGACTTCTTTAAATCAACTCCCCATCGTGTGGTACCCAGAGCTGCGGCCAAGAAACACGGTCGCCAATCGATTGCCTTCTTCAGTGACCCGGATCCGGAAGTAACCATCGAAACATTTCCAAGCTGCATTTCTCCCGAAAATCCGGCCAAGTACAAACCCATCTCTGCAGGAGAGTATATCCGGCAAAGGATTATGGCATCTCAGGCCGGGTAG
- a CDS encoding ATP-binding cassette domain-containing protein, producing the protein MDKTIDTLIQVDDLKVHYPITEGILNRTVGWIPAVDGVSFEIKRGETFSLVGESGCGKSTTAMAMLRMQPVTSGRILFEDEDITHYSPTRMRPIRRRMQMIYQDPFGSLNPRMKVGSIIGEPLKVHKLHKDKNKYKARIQELMRLVGLLPDMADRYPHEFSGGQRQRIGIARALALDPDLIICDEAVSALDVSIQAQVLNLLMDLQKKLGLTYFFISHDLSVVRHISHRVAVMYLGHIVEMGDRNELFSNPKHPYTRALLDAVPTPDPELESNRPHQLIAGEVPSLRNPPPGCRFHPRCPVAKPECSKVRPEWIQNGYTKVACHLYTEN; encoded by the coding sequence ATGGATAAAACAATCGATACTTTAATTCAAGTAGATGACCTGAAAGTTCACTACCCAATCACGGAAGGTATACTCAACCGCACGGTGGGTTGGATACCAGCCGTGGATGGTGTCTCATTTGAAATAAAACGGGGAGAGACATTTAGTCTGGTCGGCGAAAGTGGTTGCGGCAAATCGACAACTGCCATGGCAATGCTGCGCATGCAGCCGGTCACGTCAGGCCGTATCCTCTTTGAAGATGAAGATATTACGCATTACTCCCCTACCCGCATGCGGCCGATTCGACGACGGATGCAGATGATTTACCAGGACCCGTTTGGATCACTGAACCCGCGGATGAAAGTCGGAAGCATCATAGGTGAACCACTCAAAGTACACAAACTCCACAAGGATAAAAATAAATACAAAGCACGAATTCAGGAGTTGATGCGCTTAGTGGGACTCTTGCCGGATATGGCCGATCGTTACCCTCACGAATTTTCTGGCGGTCAAAGGCAGCGCATCGGTATTGCCCGGGCACTGGCTCTGGACCCCGATCTTATTATTTGCGATGAGGCGGTGTCAGCCTTGGATGTTTCCATTCAAGCACAGGTTTTAAACTTGTTAATGGATTTACAGAAGAAACTCGGGTTGACGTATTTTTTCATTTCCCACGACCTTTCCGTAGTAAGACATATCAGCCACCGCGTCGCCGTCATGTATTTGGGACACATTGTGGAAATGGGTGATAGAAACGAACTTTTCTCAAATCCCAAACACCCCTACACTCGGGCATTGCTCGACGCCGTCCCAACACCTGATCCGGAATTGGAATCCAATCGGCCACACCAACTGATCGCAGGCGAAGTTCCCAGCTTACGCAATCCACCGCCCGGTTGCAGGTTTCATCCACGGTGCCCGGTTGCCAAACCGGAATGCAGTAAAGTACGACCAGAATGGATACAGAATGGTTATACAAAAGTCGCTTGCCACCTATATACTGAGAATTGA
- a CDS encoding ABC transporter permease translates to MQAFIIKRVLTLFPTLLFTSIIVFASIRLIPGDVIDLMLSQNDISTAIDRELIEKALGLDKPVYIQYFNWIGSAVQGDLGRSLWQNTPVSEQLALSLPISFELGLLGLMVALSVAIPIGIYSAMKQDTAGDYIARSFSLLMLAIPSFWLGTLVMIYPSVWWRWAPPLDYTPFLESPIENLKHMLVPAIILGLSMSAVTMRMTRTMMLEVLRQDYVRTARAKGLKENVVVLRHALRNVLIPIVTLIGLQAPLLIGGSVILEKIFGVPGMGTLLLDSVFQRDYPVITGVFLVVGVAVLFINLLVDLTYGFLDPRVRN, encoded by the coding sequence ATGCAGGCTTTTATCATAAAACGGGTTCTCACTCTTTTCCCTACCCTGCTGTTTACCAGCATCATTGTTTTCGCGTCCATTCGGCTAATCCCTGGTGACGTGATTGATCTGATGTTGTCGCAAAATGACATTTCGACAGCAATAGACCGGGAATTAATTGAAAAGGCACTGGGATTGGACAAGCCGGTCTACATTCAATATTTCAATTGGATTGGTTCGGCCGTCCAAGGAGATCTGGGCCGATCACTCTGGCAGAACACACCTGTTTCTGAGCAGCTCGCCCTAAGCCTACCCATCAGCTTTGAACTGGGATTACTTGGGTTAATGGTTGCATTGTCGGTCGCCATTCCCATCGGGATTTACTCTGCGATGAAACAGGATACGGCTGGCGACTATATCGCCCGTTCCTTTTCGCTACTCATGCTGGCCATTCCAAGTTTCTGGTTGGGAACCCTGGTTATGATATACCCGTCCGTGTGGTGGCGTTGGGCACCTCCCTTGGATTATACACCCTTCCTGGAATCACCCATTGAAAACCTGAAACACATGCTGGTGCCGGCTATCATTTTGGGATTGTCAATGTCAGCAGTCACCATGCGGATGACGCGCACCATGATGCTAGAGGTGTTGCGTCAGGACTACGTTCGCACGGCAAGAGCAAAGGGATTGAAAGAGAATGTAGTGGTCCTCCGTCACGCTTTAAGAAACGTACTGATTCCTATTGTTACTTTAATTGGTCTCCAGGCTCCCCTACTGATTGGTGGCTCGGTTATTTTGGAAAAGATTTTTGGGGTTCCTGGAATGGGTACCCTATTATTGGACTCAGTCTTTCAACGTGATTATCCTGTTATCACAGGTGTGTTCCTGGTGGTTGGAGTAGCCGTGTTGTTTATTAATTTATTGGTCGATCTGACCTACGGATTCCTGGATCCACGAGTCCGCAACTGA
- a CDS encoding ABC transporter permease yields MSDAIISQNVEVPLAPMRRGVIWSFLIRLFRDKPMGAAGGVVFIVFLFCGLFADVLAPYGMNDTNMLVRLEAPSLGHPLGTDHLGRDVFSRILIAAKTSMIVSFLAAGSATVISIILGVVSGYFGKKTDFVTQRFVDAWMTFPDLILLIVVISVVGPGIFQIVFVLSLLYGIAGSRIIRGSVMSIRENMHTHAAQSMGARPLHILWVHILPNIMPVVIVLFTMRVGAVILAEAGLSFLGLGVPPPAPTWGSMLSGDGRTYMYLGPWLAIAPGVCLTIVVYSINVFGDALRDLLDPRMKGTR; encoded by the coding sequence ATGAGTGATGCGATTATAAGCCAAAACGTCGAGGTACCATTGGCACCAATGCGCCGGGGAGTCATTTGGTCGTTTCTCATCAGGCTATTCAGAGATAAGCCGATGGGTGCAGCTGGCGGTGTAGTCTTTATAGTATTTCTATTCTGTGGTCTGTTCGCCGACGTGTTAGCACCTTATGGAATGAATGACACCAATATGCTGGTACGCCTGGAAGCACCATCATTGGGCCATCCGTTGGGAACCGATCATCTCGGACGCGATGTATTTTCACGTATACTCATCGCTGCTAAAACCTCGATGATTGTCAGTTTTCTTGCGGCTGGTTCGGCGACAGTGATCTCCATTATTCTGGGAGTCGTTTCGGGATATTTTGGGAAGAAAACCGACTTTGTGACTCAGCGATTTGTGGATGCCTGGATGACCTTTCCGGATTTGATCCTGCTCATCGTGGTGATTTCTGTAGTTGGCCCGGGGATCTTCCAAATCGTTTTTGTGCTCTCCTTGCTTTATGGCATAGCCGGTTCCCGAATCATCCGCGGTTCTGTGATGAGTATTCGTGAGAACATGCACACGCATGCAGCACAATCCATGGGGGCTCGTCCACTGCACATTCTCTGGGTTCACATACTTCCCAACATCATGCCCGTTGTTATCGTGTTGTTTACCATGCGGGTCGGTGCAGTGATTCTGGCTGAAGCAGGATTATCCTTTTTGGGGTTGGGTGTCCCACCACCTGCCCCGACTTGGGGAAGTATGCTCAGCGGCGATGGTAGAACTTACATGTATCTTGGTCCCTGGTTGGCAATTGCTCCCGGTGTCTGTTTAACCATAGTAGTTTATTCCATCAACGTTTTCGGGGATGCCCTGCGCGACCTGCTTGATCCAAGAATGAAAGGAACCCGGTGA
- a CDS encoding DUF6431 domain-containing protein has protein sequence MQVIAEDYEEVRSYVEGQLHRQVRGPCSCPKCEAFGTLSVLGYYWRYVFSLCSPSEFLIGVRRFRCSACAVTVSMLPAFAQPHHHLGNDILDELVSGDIPPSLQRHTDMFTGMVKRFGRFRRKLFSETGLGFGRDPPQKEVPDLEAIKWLWKQNQKRFRLTTTYLIRHYRCTVFGKYSCHQPT, from the coding sequence ATGCAGGTAATCGCGGAGGACTATGAGGAGGTGCGGTCGTATGTGGAAGGTCAACTTCACCGGCAAGTGCGCGGACCGTGCAGTTGTCCAAAATGCGAAGCATTTGGAACCTTGTCGGTTTTGGGATATTATTGGCGTTATGTGTTCAGCCTATGCTCGCCCAGCGAGTTTCTGATTGGCGTGCGCCGTTTTCGTTGTAGTGCCTGTGCGGTTACGGTGAGCATGCTGCCGGCTTTTGCGCAGCCTCATCACCACTTGGGCAATGATATTTTGGATGAGTTGGTATCCGGCGACATCCCGCCATCGCTCCAACGCCACACGGATATGTTTACGGGGATGGTTAAACGTTTTGGCCGTTTTCGCCGGAAGCTTTTCAGCGAGACCGGCCTGGGCTTCGGCCGCGATCCTCCCCAAAAAGAAGTGCCGGATCTGGAGGCCATAAAATGGTTATGGAAGCAAAACCAAAAGCGTTTCCGATTAACCACCACATACCTGATCCGGCACTACCGATGCACTGTATTTGGAAAATACAGCTGTCATCAGCCGACTTAA
- a CDS encoding ABC transporter ATP-binding protein, whose product MTKTQEPTISTEGPLLSVQNLSVSFNTERGKIRAVDNVSFDVKAGETLAIVGESGSGKSVTALSILQLLGDSGSIDKGSILFEGKDLARFDKESIRKIRGNRIAMIFQEPMSSLNPVLTIGKQVAEPIQLHRNLPWSEALEKAEELLARVSIPGPKRRLKSYPHQISGGMRQRVMIAMALACQPRLIIADEPTTALDVTVQAQILSLLKNLTKEMNSSLILISHDLGVVARYADKVAVMYGGRIIENASAVELYKNPKHPYTEGLLASQPSLQGKPGEPLQTIPGQPPDLANLPVGCAFSPRCIHVRDECRASPPPLELVGPEHKRACFGYG is encoded by the coding sequence ATGACCAAAACTCAAGAACCCACAATCAGCACAGAAGGACCGCTTCTTTCCGTTCAGAATTTATCGGTGTCGTTTAACACCGAGCGGGGAAAAATTCGAGCCGTAGACAATGTCTCATTTGATGTTAAGGCCGGCGAAACCTTAGCCATTGTCGGTGAAAGCGGATCGGGGAAAAGTGTTACCGCCCTATCCATATTGCAATTGTTGGGCGACTCTGGATCGATCGACAAAGGAAGCATCCTTTTTGAAGGGAAAGACCTGGCTCGTTTTGACAAAGAATCTATCCGCAAAATTCGTGGAAACCGAATCGCAATGATCTTTCAGGAACCGATGTCGTCTTTGAACCCAGTCCTCACGATCGGCAAGCAAGTGGCCGAACCCATTCAACTGCATCGCAACCTACCATGGTCAGAGGCGCTCGAAAAAGCAGAGGAGCTCTTGGCTCGTGTTTCAATTCCGGGACCAAAACGAAGGCTGAAAAGTTATCCGCACCAAATCTCGGGAGGCATGCGCCAGCGAGTGATGATAGCGATGGCGCTTGCCTGTCAACCTCGACTGATCATCGCCGACGAGCCTACCACCGCCCTCGACGTTACGGTTCAGGCACAAATACTTTCATTGCTGAAGAACCTAACCAAGGAGATGAATTCATCCTTAATTCTCATCTCTCACGATCTTGGGGTCGTAGCGAGATACGCCGACAAAGTCGCGGTCATGTACGGTGGTCGAATCATAGAAAACGCATCAGCGGTTGAACTGTACAAAAATCCGAAACATCCGTACACCGAGGGTTTATTAGCGTCACAACCCTCTTTACAAGGTAAGCCCGGAGAACCTTTACAAACCATTCCCGGTCAGCCACCCGACCTGGCAAACCTACCGGTCGGCTGTGCGTTTTCTCCTCGGTGCATCCACGTGCGAGACGAATGTCGGGCAAGTCCGCCACCTTTGGAGTTGGTTGGTCCAGAACACAAAAGAGCTTGTTTCGGTTATGGATAA
- a CDS encoding neutral/alkaline non-lysosomal ceramidase N-terminal domain-containing protein yields MKYSFQNAIVLTSCLLVTLTCNAAWNAGTAKIKITPEQPLVMSGYASRTTPFKTVERDLWAKALILEDETGKQVAIITTDLAGIYSDISPAIYAGITERTGIKRPDILLTWSHTHSGPRLVLKDTPGSGSSESDTQNSIAYTKQLQEELIHLVELATRSLQPVDLNWGTGFASFVMNRRQRTPQGVRLNPNPSGHVDRSLPCLKVTTKDGKLMTALFQVACHNTTLGSDNFALCGDYSGFAQEGVEKQYPGANAMFMTGCAGNANPYPRGTMELARQHGAEVAAEVHRLLEGELTPIDGAITTVLDNARLTLQPQKPTSELEDMAANGPSWLKYCAGFMLEALKRGETLPTYYDAPVSVWQFGEDLTLVCMSGEVVSGYVLATQTSIGHQKLWIGAYAHDYFGYLPTAQILRDGGYETRGLFNGLGWFSEQAEEQMMQTITRLAKEAGRQFE; encoded by the coding sequence ATGAAATACAGCTTCCAGAACGCTATAGTCCTCACAAGCTGTTTGCTTGTTACACTGACCTGCAATGCCGCATGGAATGCGGGAACAGCCAAAATCAAAATTACCCCTGAGCAGCCTCTCGTGATGTCAGGCTATGCCAGCCGAACGACGCCGTTCAAAACAGTGGAGCGAGATCTTTGGGCCAAGGCGCTTATTCTCGAAGATGAAACGGGCAAACAAGTGGCGATCATTACCACCGACCTGGCGGGAATTTATTCGGACATTTCTCCAGCTATTTATGCAGGTATTACCGAACGAACCGGCATCAAGCGACCCGATATTTTGCTCACCTGGTCTCACACCCATAGCGGTCCGAGGTTGGTGCTGAAAGACACACCCGGCTCGGGATCGAGCGAAAGCGATACACAAAACTCGATTGCTTATACCAAGCAGTTGCAGGAGGAACTTATTCATCTGGTAGAGCTTGCCACTCGAAGTCTTCAACCCGTCGACCTCAATTGGGGTACCGGTTTTGCCTCGTTTGTGATGAATCGTCGTCAGCGCACGCCGCAGGGCGTTCGACTGAACCCCAATCCCAGTGGTCACGTGGATCGAAGTTTACCTTGTTTAAAAGTAACGACAAAAGACGGCAAGCTCATGACCGCCCTGTTTCAGGTCGCCTGTCACAACACCACCTTGGGTAGCGATAATTTTGCGCTATGTGGCGACTACTCCGGATTCGCTCAAGAAGGTGTGGAGAAACAATATCCTGGGGCTAATGCGATGTTCATGACCGGGTGTGCCGGCAACGCCAACCCCTACCCTCGTGGAACTATGGAGCTCGCGCGTCAGCATGGTGCTGAAGTCGCGGCTGAAGTTCACCGATTACTAGAAGGCGAGCTCACTCCCATCGATGGCGCCATTACCACGGTTCTCGACAATGCTCGTCTAACTCTGCAGCCACAAAAACCCACCAGCGAATTGGAGGACATGGCTGCCAACGGACCCAGCTGGTTAAAGTATTGTGCAGGTTTTATGTTGGAAGCATTGAAGCGTGGCGAAACCCTTCCGACTTACTACGATGCTCCCGTATCGGTTTGGCAATTCGGAGAAGACCTTACCTTGGTCTGTATGTCCGGTGAAGTCGTCAGCGGGTACGTCCTGGCCACACAAACGTCCATCGGCCATCAAAAACTATGGATCGGTGCGTATGCTCATGATTATTTCGGCTACCTCCCTACCGCACAAATCCTTCGCGACGGCGGCTACGAAACACGCGGACTTTTCAACGGCCTGGGCTGGTTTTCCGAACAAGCGGAAGAACAAATGATGCAAACCATAACCCGCCTGGCCAAAGAAGCGGGTCGGCAGTTTGAATAA
- a CDS encoding acyl-CoA dehydrogenase family protein, which translates to MPGLENHPEMFDLRMSEEARPLLEKVKAFIKGEIEPVTHKFHQLGEGRAERFSYVPGQLEILEGLKDKAKANGLWNFFLPDDETGQGLKNLDYAYIATELGKNRLASESLNCSAPDTGNMEVLERVGTPEQKEQWLKPLLDGKIRSAYVMTEPDLASSDAKNISCEAILERDEWVINGEKYYASGAGDPRCKIMIVMVQTSPDAEPYKRQSQILVPTDNPGVNILGPMHVFGEDDAPHGHMHIRFENCRVPKNNLLLGEGRGFEISQVRLGPGRIHHCMRSIGAAEKAVELMAKRGLTREAFGKSIARLGKNVEVIAKARIEIEAMRMMVLKAAKAMDVLGNSEARVWVSAIKAMVPIRVCEIIDEAIQIHGATGISQWTPLARMYTQQRTLRLADGPDEVHWFVVGRAELASWADEAEGYNPKEDYIAGLEEQTSFDGP; encoded by the coding sequence ATGCCAGGCCTCGAAAACCATCCTGAAATGTTCGACCTTAGAATGTCGGAAGAAGCCAGACCACTTCTGGAAAAAGTAAAAGCCTTCATCAAGGGCGAGATCGAGCCCGTTACTCACAAGTTCCATCAACTCGGAGAGGGTCGTGCAGAACGTTTTTCATATGTACCCGGACAGCTTGAAATCCTGGAAGGCCTCAAAGACAAAGCGAAAGCGAACGGGCTTTGGAATTTTTTCCTTCCAGACGACGAAACAGGCCAGGGATTAAAAAACCTCGACTATGCCTACATAGCAACCGAGCTAGGAAAGAATCGCCTGGCCTCAGAAAGTCTCAATTGTTCTGCGCCGGATACGGGAAACATGGAAGTGCTGGAACGTGTTGGTACCCCCGAGCAGAAGGAGCAGTGGCTCAAACCACTCCTGGACGGAAAGATCCGTTCTGCTTATGTGATGACGGAACCCGATCTGGCATCGTCCGACGCAAAGAACATTTCGTGCGAAGCCATTCTCGAGCGCGACGAATGGGTCATTAATGGGGAAAAATACTATGCCTCCGGTGCCGGCGACCCGCGCTGCAAGATTATGATTGTTATGGTACAGACCAGTCCCGACGCGGAACCATACAAGCGCCAGTCGCAAATCCTTGTTCCGACGGACAACCCGGGTGTAAATATTCTTGGTCCGATGCATGTATTCGGCGAGGACGATGCGCCGCACGGTCACATGCATATACGCTTTGAGAACTGTCGGGTGCCGAAGAACAACCTATTACTCGGTGAAGGTCGAGGCTTCGAAATTTCTCAAGTACGCCTGGGACCAGGTCGAATCCATCACTGTATGCGATCAATAGGCGCGGCTGAAAAAGCGGTCGAACTAATGGCAAAACGCGGCTTGACGCGTGAGGCGTTTGGCAAATCCATTGCCAGACTCGGCAAAAATGTTGAAGTCATTGCCAAGGCGCGGATCGAGATCGAAGCCATGCGTATGATGGTTTTAAAAGCTGCAAAAGCGATGGATGTTCTGGGCAACTCGGAAGCACGCGTCTGGGTGAGCGCCATTAAGGCCATGGTGCCTATTCGTGTCTGCGAGATCATCGACGAAGCGATCCAAATTCACGGCGCGACCGGAATCTCGCAATGGACGCCACTTGCGCGGATGTACACTCAGCAACGCACACTGCGCCTGGCAGATGGACCTGATGAAGTACACTGGTTTGTTGTTGGTCGTGCTGAGCTCGCCAGCTGGGCAGATGAAGCGGAAGGATACAATCCAAAGGAGGATTACATCGCTGGTTTAGAAGAGCAGACTTCATTTGATGGTCCTTAA
- a CDS encoding ABC transporter substrate-binding protein, with product MIQRFLILTLSLFTFSEAADDRNEETPQYGGSINVGTVYITLSALSWDPSDWNWKGNHDSGLVRELLFAGDLEKSKRKGGDYSFIADAYLPEDSIRGELAESWEWEDPLTLVIKLRKGIIFAERPGIMKARELDAEDVVYSYDVVNKSRKKIPTYFDHIKEFVARDRHTVVFKFSHFNAEWPYRFGYGYYSQIFPREMANVDMKNWRNLHGSGPFVLEDFIPSHVQRYARNSNYWDKEKLGNQSYQIPFIDKINYRIIKDESAYLSALRTGQLDIVESIRWIAVDHLKKTTPELKWNRWLATEGTFLAMRVDTKPFDDIRVRRALNLAVNQREILEKFMGGHGELMAYPQHADYGGYYQPLEEMPESVQELFEYKPEKAKQLLAEAGYPNGFTFEAQVNSNSPAHMELIPLIENYLSKVGVTMKIKPLEYASFLSTMTTRTHGPGYFMQNGHTNPITTLRKSFMSGQTWNPSMYSDPEFDQSILELNAERDEEKRIEMARELTVKMLDEAPYVWLPTGYVYSAWWPWVKNYGGELRAGAVRPGPIYARIWIDQKMKEEMGFK from the coding sequence TTGATCCAACGATTCCTGATTTTAACGCTCAGTTTGTTCACGTTCTCAGAAGCCGCCGACGATCGAAACGAAGAAACCCCTCAATACGGCGGTTCCATTAATGTGGGTACGGTCTACATAACCTTGTCTGCGTTATCCTGGGATCCGTCTGATTGGAACTGGAAAGGAAATCACGATTCGGGGCTGGTCCGGGAGCTGCTATTTGCGGGTGATCTGGAAAAAAGTAAACGCAAGGGAGGTGATTATTCATTTATCGCCGATGCCTACCTGCCGGAAGATTCCATTCGCGGAGAGCTCGCCGAAAGTTGGGAGTGGGAAGATCCACTGACCCTGGTGATTAAGCTGCGCAAAGGAATCATCTTTGCCGAGCGCCCCGGAATAATGAAAGCGAGAGAACTTGATGCTGAAGACGTTGTTTACAGCTACGATGTTGTGAATAAAAGCCGAAAGAAAATACCCACTTATTTTGATCATATAAAGGAGTTCGTCGCACGAGATCGTCATACCGTTGTTTTCAAATTCAGTCACTTCAACGCCGAGTGGCCCTACCGATTCGGCTATGGCTACTACTCACAGATCTTTCCACGAGAAATGGCGAATGTGGATATGAAGAACTGGCGAAACCTTCATGGATCAGGCCCTTTTGTACTGGAGGACTTCATCCCATCCCATGTGCAAAGGTACGCACGCAATTCCAATTACTGGGACAAAGAAAAACTGGGAAATCAGTCCTACCAAATCCCGTTTATAGACAAGATTAACTACCGAATCATCAAGGACGAGTCTGCCTACCTCTCTGCTTTGCGAACCGGACAATTGGATATAGTTGAATCGATACGGTGGATCGCGGTCGACCATCTTAAGAAGACAACGCCTGAATTGAAATGGAATCGCTGGTTGGCAACAGAAGGCACATTTCTGGCCATGCGTGTTGATACCAAACCCTTCGACGATATTCGAGTCAGACGCGCGCTGAATCTTGCGGTCAATCAAAGGGAAATCCTAGAGAAATTCATGGGAGGCCATGGAGAGCTTATGGCCTATCCTCAACATGCCGATTACGGAGGCTACTATCAACCGCTGGAAGAAATGCCTGAGTCGGTTCAGGAACTGTTCGAATATAAACCAGAGAAAGCAAAACAACTTCTCGCAGAAGCTGGCTACCCAAACGGATTTACATTTGAAGCCCAGGTAAATTCCAACAGCCCAGCTCACATGGAGCTCATCCCACTGATCGAGAATTACCTCTCCAAAGTGGGCGTAACCATGAAGATCAAGCCACTGGAATACGCCTCTTTCCTCTCAACAATGACTACCAGAACTCACGGTCCCGGTTATTTTATGCAGAATGGGCATACCAACCCGATCACCACACTACGAAAGAGTTTTATGTCCGGTCAGACCTGGAATCCTTCGATGTATTCAGATCCTGAATTTGATCAAAGTATCCTCGAATTAAACGCAGAGCGTGACGAAGAGAAACGCATAGAAATGGCCCGTGAGCTCACCGTCAAAATGCTGGATGAAGCCCCCTACGTTTGGTTGCCGACTGGCTACGTTTATTCCGCGTGGTGGCCCTGGGTAAAAAATTATGGAGGTGAACTGCGAGCGGGCGCCGTACGCCCGGGTCCCATTTATGCCCGAATCTGGATTGATCAAAAAATGAAGGAGGAGATGGGTTTCAAATGA
- a CDS encoding DDE-type integrase/transposase/recombinase encodes MQEQLRTLRLEHPRLSVKSLLRHLEAEGVFEAGSYSLSSIYRYLRAHQLDARSLVAGLHHAGAGGPSKAFEKALPNQLWMSDAMHGIGLKTNLGKTRKTYLLAIIDDYSRLIVHAQYYFQEQSWCLMDTFKQAIKRRGIPDAFYTDNGKIFTSTHMKEVCAHLKINLLHAKPYAAYSKGKIERFFLTVQKDFEQSLVFKPVSELLQLNQRLWRWLEQDYHRRPHGALQGKSPAERFQANNTHLRFVEENKKLDQHFLKTIQRKVRQDCTISIANELWEVPVILRGQSIQLRLDPQGGGPIEIWHKDDYHGQAARCDKQLNANHFNSRNYDC; translated from the coding sequence ATGCAAGAGCAGTTGCGCACATTGCGCCTGGAGCATCCGCGCCTGAGCGTAAAAAGCCTGCTTCGCCACCTCGAAGCGGAAGGCGTTTTCGAAGCGGGGAGTTATTCGCTCTCCAGCATCTACCGTTATTTGCGGGCGCATCAGCTCGATGCCCGCAGCTTGGTGGCCGGCTTGCACCATGCCGGTGCGGGCGGGCCGTCCAAAGCCTTTGAAAAAGCCCTGCCCAATCAGTTGTGGATGAGCGATGCGATGCACGGGATTGGTTTAAAAACCAATTTGGGTAAAACCCGCAAAACATACCTGCTGGCAATAATCGATGACTATTCCCGCTTGATAGTCCACGCCCAGTATTACTTTCAAGAGCAAAGCTGGTGCCTGATGGACACCTTCAAACAAGCCATCAAACGGCGGGGAATCCCCGATGCCTTTTACACCGACAACGGAAAAATCTTTACCAGCACCCATATGAAAGAAGTCTGCGCCCATTTAAAAATCAATCTGCTGCATGCCAAGCCTTACGCCGCTTACAGCAAAGGAAAGATAGAACGGTTTTTCCTGACCGTGCAAAAAGACTTCGAACAAAGCCTGGTGTTCAAGCCCGTAAGTGAACTGTTACAACTCAACCAACGCCTGTGGCGATGGCTCGAACAAGACTACCACCGCCGCCCCCACGGCGCGCTCCAAGGCAAGAGCCCCGCCGAACGTTTCCAAGCCAACAACACGCACCTGCGTTTCGTTGAAGAGAACAAAAAGCTGGACCAGCACTTCCTGAAAACCATTCAACGCAAAGTCAGGCAGGACTGCACCATCTCCATCGCCAACGAACTGTGGGAAGTCCCCGTGATCCTTCGCGGCCAAAGCATCCAGCTGCGACTGGACCCGCAAGGCGGCGGCCCCATCGAAATCTGGCACAAAGACGATTACCACGGACAGGCCGCGCGCTGTGACAAACAACTCAACGCCAACCATTTCAACTCCCGCAACTATGACTGCTAG